One part of the Vibrio hyugaensis genome encodes these proteins:
- a CDS encoding mechanosensitive ion channel family protein yields MHLEQISQYFTAGSIGYKVLMGVIILIAYRVLKKIANRAILNLAESKGVKKARLSFIQRCFNVAFLFVFVSIFAIVTGIGYGDVSLFLSSIFAVLGVAFIAQWSILSNITASFLIFFVFPYRVGDRIKVVDKDEDISGEIQEIRMFHVLIKHDNGNLITYPNNLMLQKAVLKLAKEKAKPEEPKTTSRIYTRRKK; encoded by the coding sequence ATGCATCTAGAGCAAATCAGCCAGTATTTCACGGCTGGCTCTATTGGCTATAAAGTGTTGATGGGCGTCATCATTCTGATTGCTTATCGTGTACTGAAGAAAATCGCTAACCGTGCCATTCTGAATTTAGCAGAATCCAAAGGGGTTAAAAAAGCGCGCCTGAGCTTTATACAGCGTTGCTTCAACGTCGCGTTTTTGTTCGTGTTTGTGTCGATTTTCGCGATCGTTACTGGTATTGGCTATGGCGATGTGTCGCTGTTCCTATCATCGATTTTCGCAGTATTAGGTGTGGCTTTCATCGCGCAATGGTCGATTCTTAGTAACATTACAGCAAGCTTTCTGATTTTCTTTGTCTTCCCATACCGTGTCGGTGACCGAATTAAAGTGGTAGATAAAGACGAAGACATCAGTGGTGAGATTCAGGAAATCCGCATGTTCCATGTGTTGATTAAGCACGACAATGGCAACCTAATCACTTACCCAAACAACTTGATGCTACAAAAAGCGGTCTTAAAACTGGCAAAAGAAAAAGCCAAGCCTGAGGAGCCAAAAACCACCTCACGCATTTATACCCGCAGAAAGAAATAA
- a CDS encoding type I secretion system permease/ATPase, with protein sequence MKDPLLNSLIYVSRYYGLANSPEALINGLPLSEGKLTPFLLPRAAERAGLVAKENRAELDKISSLILPAILLLKGGDSCVLNSINLETQEAEITTLESGLVPISIPLEELLAQYTGRYFLVKKQFRYDERSPEVLKTKEGHWFWSTLWQSKRIYRDVLIASILINIFAIAAPMFTRLVYDKVVPNLAFETLWVLASGIFVVFLFDFLLKSLRNYFIDVAGKKSDILISSKLFSKVMGIRMESKPPSVGAFARHLQEFESIREFFTSATVSALIDLPFAILFLVIIWLMAGDLVYVPMIGVVILMIHSALIQGPLRRSIEEGSRLASQKYANLIESLSGLETVKMLSAQSQFQYRWEEAVAHMANWNIKSRRITDSIQNAAGFVQQSSNVGMIILGVYLISNGDLTMGGLIAATMLSGRAIGPMVQLSLLSTRYNQAKSSMTIINQVMEMPDEQEEGKRYIHRPIVQGKIEIDRVTFHYPDAPVASIRDLSLTINPGEKVAIIGRIGSGKTTLERLIMGLYKPTEGHVRIDDTDIEQLHHVDVRRNIGCVPQDSNLFFGSIRDNITLGRPLTDDRDVLDAANRAGVTAFTQSDPAGLERQVGEGGGMLSGGQRQAVTIARAFLGRPPVLLMDEPTSAMDNRSEMHIKHQLAQLKPSETLILITHKTSMLDIVDRVIVMEKGSVIADGPKAQVLNDLKQGKVRAVS encoded by the coding sequence ATGAAAGACCCTTTACTGAACTCGCTGATTTACGTTAGCCGTTATTACGGTTTAGCCAACTCTCCGGAAGCGCTAATTAATGGGCTTCCACTCTCTGAGGGTAAGCTCACACCGTTTCTGCTACCGAGAGCGGCGGAAAGGGCCGGATTGGTTGCCAAGGAAAACCGTGCAGAATTAGACAAAATCTCTAGCCTAATTCTGCCGGCTATCTTACTTCTTAAAGGTGGTGATTCTTGCGTCCTCAATAGTATTAATTTGGAGACACAAGAAGCAGAGATCACCACCCTAGAAAGCGGTTTGGTGCCTATCTCCATCCCTCTAGAAGAACTACTTGCGCAGTACACTGGTCGCTACTTTTTAGTTAAAAAACAATTTCGATATGATGAGCGCTCTCCCGAAGTGCTCAAAACCAAAGAAGGTCACTGGTTTTGGTCAACCTTGTGGCAATCGAAACGCATCTACCGCGATGTGCTTATCGCTTCTATCCTCATCAATATCTTCGCTATTGCTGCACCAATGTTCACTCGCTTGGTGTACGACAAGGTAGTACCAAACCTCGCGTTTGAAACTTTGTGGGTGCTTGCAAGCGGTATCTTCGTGGTGTTCTTGTTTGATTTCTTGCTCAAATCACTGCGTAACTACTTTATTGATGTTGCGGGTAAGAAATCCGACATCCTGATTTCTTCAAAGCTGTTCAGCAAAGTGATGGGCATCCGAATGGAGTCCAAACCACCTTCAGTGGGTGCGTTTGCTCGCCACTTACAAGAGTTCGAATCGATTCGTGAATTCTTCACCTCTGCAACCGTGAGTGCTCTGATCGACTTACCTTTCGCGATTTTGTTCCTAGTCATCATCTGGCTGATGGCGGGCGATCTGGTTTACGTGCCAATGATTGGTGTGGTGATTCTGATGATTCACTCGGCGTTGATTCAAGGTCCACTGCGCCGCTCAATTGAAGAAGGTTCTCGCCTTGCTTCACAAAAGTACGCCAACTTGATTGAGAGCTTATCTGGCTTAGAAACGGTGAAAATGCTAAGTGCACAAAGCCAATTCCAATACCGTTGGGAAGAGGCGGTGGCGCACATGGCAAACTGGAACATTAAGAGCCGTCGTATTACCGACAGCATTCAAAATGCAGCGGGCTTTGTTCAACAAAGTAGTAACGTCGGCATGATCATTCTGGGTGTTTATCTCATCTCAAACGGCGATTTGACGATGGGTGGCTTGATTGCAGCAACCATGCTAAGTGGTCGTGCAATTGGTCCAATGGTTCAGCTTTCATTGTTGTCTACACGCTACAACCAAGCGAAGTCTTCGATGACCATCATTAATCAAGTGATGGAAATGCCAGACGAGCAAGAAGAAGGTAAACGCTACATTCACCGTCCTATCGTTCAAGGTAAGATTGAGATTGACCGAGTGACCTTCCATTACCCAGATGCGCCAGTGGCATCGATTCGTGATTTAAGCCTAACGATTAATCCAGGTGAAAAAGTCGCAATCATCGGCCGTATTGGTTCGGGTAAAACCACACTAGAACGCCTGATAATGGGTCTGTACAAGCCGACAGAAGGTCACGTGCGTATTGATGACACAGACATCGAACAGCTTCACCATGTGGACGTACGACGCAATATTGGCTGTGTACCGCAAGATTCGAATCTGTTCTTCGGTTCTATTCGCGACAATATTACCCTAGGTCGTCCGCTCACCGATGACCGCGACGTATTAGACGCCGCAAACCGTGCAGGTGTCACCGCCTTTACTCAATCAGATCCAGCGGGTCTAGAGCGTCAAGTGGGCGAAGGTGGCGGCATGTTATCTGGTGGTCAACGTCAAGCTGTGACAATTGCACGCGCGTTCTTGGGGCGTCCTCCCGTGCTCTTAATGGATGAACCAACCAGTGCAATGGATAACCGTTCAGAAATGCACATCAAACATCAGTTAGCACAGCTAAAACCGAGCGAAACGCTGATTTTGATTACTCACAAAACTTCAATGCTCGATATTGTTGATCGCGTAATAGTGATGGAAAAAGGCAGCGTGATTGCTGATGGTCCGAAAGCGCAAGTACTGAACGACTTGAAGCAAGGTAAAGTTCGCGCCGTCAGCTAG
- a CDS encoding bifunctional diguanylate cyclase/phosphodiesterase, whose amino-acid sequence MTLYKKLVVGMVTVFLLLMASVFVIQFNTTRDSLEQQQRSEVNNTINTVGLALAPYLKDKDKVAVESVINALFDGSTYSVVRLTALDSDYQIVRSYPVKPSHVPQWFIDLNLFKAIHDKRVVTSGWMQLAEVEIISHPGAAYEQLWQGFIRLLTAFGVIFLAGLVAISYILRRSLKPLAAIVKKMHEIANNQFGDPLARPKTKDLIAVVDGINMMSAQIELSFKEQAKEAQRLRAQAYLDPISKLGNRSFYINQVDQWLAEQTQGGIALLHAEYIGDIYETKDYQRADAHVKELSQRLKNTIDVPGATIARLSSDEFGLLFPHMDESELRILADSIVNCVNGLNTDPTGLAKPKASLGVAHSKDQKTRSEVLSMVDNALSKAKAQPDRAYGFVGGENSSNLMGKQQWKALVEEAIHGDWIKFRFQSAKNTWGKVFHNEVFSSIEKDGETFRANQYLFALEQLDATNIFDQYVIESMIKMLESGELNEPVAINIAQSSLSQPSFIRWTTSMLEKHSKVAPMLHFEVPEACFIDHPHHTALLCNAIRQSGAEFGVDNYGRNFQSLEYIQEFRPNYVKLDYLFTHNLHDEKQKFTLTSISRTAHNLGITTIASRVETQIQLDFLTEHFVEVFQGFIVDKE is encoded by the coding sequence ATGACCCTATATAAGAAGCTTGTAGTGGGAATGGTTACGGTCTTTTTACTTTTGATGGCATCAGTATTCGTAATCCAGTTCAACACTACTCGAGACAGCTTAGAGCAGCAGCAACGTTCAGAGGTCAACAACACCATTAACACCGTTGGTTTAGCATTGGCACCGTATCTAAAAGATAAAGATAAGGTGGCAGTCGAGTCCGTGATTAATGCGTTGTTTGACGGCAGTACTTATTCTGTCGTACGTCTCACCGCGTTAGATTCGGATTACCAGATCGTGCGCTCGTACCCAGTAAAGCCAAGCCATGTCCCGCAGTGGTTTATCGACCTGAATCTATTTAAAGCGATTCACGACAAGCGTGTGGTTACCAGTGGCTGGATGCAACTGGCTGAGGTGGAAATCATCAGCCATCCTGGCGCGGCATACGAACAGCTATGGCAAGGGTTTATTCGCCTACTGACGGCATTTGGCGTGATCTTCCTAGCGGGTTTAGTCGCGATTTCTTACATCCTACGTCGCTCACTCAAACCTTTAGCAGCCATCGTGAAGAAAATGCACGAAATCGCCAACAACCAATTTGGTGACCCGCTTGCTCGTCCAAAGACCAAAGACCTCATTGCAGTCGTAGACGGTATCAATATGATGTCGGCTCAGATTGAACTGTCATTCAAAGAACAAGCGAAAGAAGCGCAGCGTCTGCGTGCACAAGCTTACCTAGATCCGATCTCCAAACTAGGTAACCGCTCGTTCTACATCAACCAAGTTGACCAATGGTTGGCAGAACAAACGCAAGGGGGTATCGCGCTACTCCATGCAGAGTACATTGGTGACATCTACGAAACGAAAGACTACCAACGCGCTGATGCCCACGTGAAAGAGTTGTCTCAACGTCTTAAAAACACCATCGATGTACCAGGAGCAACCATTGCTCGTCTATCAAGCGACGAATTCGGTCTGTTATTCCCACACATGGATGAAAGTGAACTGCGCATCCTAGCGGATAGCATCGTCAACTGTGTGAATGGTCTGAACACAGATCCAACCGGCCTTGCTAAACCAAAAGCTTCGCTCGGCGTGGCACACAGTAAAGATCAGAAAACACGCTCAGAAGTGCTTTCCATGGTGGATAACGCACTATCGAAAGCAAAAGCGCAACCAGACAGAGCTTACGGCTTCGTGGGTGGTGAAAACTCTTCTAACCTAATGGGTAAGCAGCAATGGAAAGCGCTGGTTGAAGAAGCGATTCACGGTGATTGGATTAAATTCCGTTTTCAATCTGCGAAAAACACATGGGGCAAGGTATTCCACAACGAGGTGTTCTCTAGTATCGAAAAAGATGGCGAGACCTTCCGTGCCAACCAATACCTGTTTGCTTTAGAGCAGCTTGATGCCACCAACATCTTCGACCAATACGTCATTGAGTCGATGATTAAAATGCTAGAAAGCGGTGAGTTGAACGAACCCGTTGCCATCAACATTGCACAAAGCAGCTTGTCGCAACCTTCGTTCATTCGTTGGACCACCAGCATGCTAGAGAAACACTCGAAAGTTGCGCCAATGCTGCACTTTGAGGTTCCAGAAGCGTGTTTCATCGACCATCCACACCATACGGCACTACTGTGTAATGCCATTCGTCAGTCAGGCGCAGAATTCGGTGTTGACAACTATGGTCGTAACTTCCAGTCACTTGAGTACATTCAGGAGTTCCGCCCGAATTACGTAAAACTGGATTACCTGTTCACGCACAACTTGCATGACGAAAAACAGAAATTCACGCTGACTTCGATCTCGCGAACCGCTCACAACTTGGGTATCACGACGATTGCATCACGTGTAGAAACGCAGATTCAGTTGGACTTCCTCACCGAGCACTTCGTCGAGGTCTTCCAAGGTTTCATCGTCGACAAGGAATAA
- a CDS encoding transglutaminase-like cysteine peptidase, protein MPPKLKRKVTLLISISCFSFQIGALNSKEQRWVDTVTSVYGERAGMRVKTWRENIDFFKTLETHEKLAGVNDFFNQLYFVDDIKLWGKKDYWATPLEFLGSNAGDCEDFTIAKYFSLLELGIPDSKMRLIYVKAIELDQFHMVLAYYPTPSSEPLILDNINPDIVRASKRSDLLPIYSFNGSNLWLMKSSAGTGELAGKASRLSLWNDLRSRERKLQLKKPKINYDE, encoded by the coding sequence ATGCCACCCAAATTGAAGCGTAAAGTTACATTATTAATCAGCATCAGTTGTTTTTCGTTCCAAATTGGGGCGCTCAACAGCAAGGAACAGCGATGGGTCGATACGGTCACTTCAGTTTATGGTGAGCGAGCAGGAATGCGCGTGAAAACATGGCGGGAAAACATCGACTTTTTTAAAACACTGGAGACTCATGAGAAGCTTGCAGGCGTTAACGACTTTTTCAACCAACTTTACTTCGTTGACGACATCAAACTTTGGGGAAAGAAAGACTACTGGGCAACACCGCTCGAATTTTTGGGCAGTAATGCGGGCGATTGTGAAGATTTCACCATTGCTAAGTACTTCTCACTGCTGGAGCTAGGCATACCCGATTCTAAGATGCGCTTGATCTATGTTAAAGCCATCGAACTGGATCAATTCCACATGGTATTGGCTTACTACCCGACCCCAAGCTCTGAGCCGCTCATTCTCGACAATATCAACCCAGACATTGTTCGAGCCTCCAAACGTAGCGACTTGCTACCGATTTACAGTTTTAATGGTTCAAACCTATGGCTAATGAAGTCTTCTGCTGGCACTGGAGAGTTAGCAGGAAAAGCCTCACGTTTGAGTCTTTGGAATGACTTACGCTCGCGCGAACGTAAGTTGCAGTTAAAGAAACCTAAAATTAACTATGACGAGTGA
- a CDS encoding HlyD family type I secretion periplasmic adaptor subunit, which translates to MSRDNYNKLSNDELDFVDDKTAALLLNTPSSARLMLWVMVLFFVAAIGWASWAQIDKVTVGQGKVIPSSQIQVVQNLEGGLVKEILVKEGQQVEKGQQLLLIDDTRFRSDFREREQQVANLTASVLQLSASISSVEVNRDFENKDWEQSVLLDYGKLTFPPILEENQPRLTQRQKAEYREDLDNLRNQLSVIDQQVKQKQQDLVEIQARVSNLRQSYRFAKKELDITKPLADEGVVPRIELLKLQRQVNDTRREMTSSELKIPVLRSAIRESMLNRIDVALKFRSEQQEKLNSTQDQLSALVESAVGLEDRVNRTVVVSPVTGTIKTLNVNTVGGVIQPGMDIVEIVPTEDTLLVEAKIAPKDIAFLRPDLHAIVKFTAYDFTKYGGLEGELEHISADTTQDEEGNSFYIVRVRTDKTNFGQDADLPIIPGMTASVDIITGKRTVLEYLLKPILSAKTNALKE; encoded by the coding sequence ATGAGCCGAGACAACTACAACAAGCTAAGCAACGACGAGTTGGATTTTGTTGACGATAAAACCGCTGCTTTGCTTCTTAACACACCAAGTAGTGCCCGCCTTATGCTGTGGGTTATGGTGTTGTTTTTTGTTGCTGCTATTGGCTGGGCATCTTGGGCGCAAATCGACAAGGTGACGGTTGGTCAAGGCAAAGTCATTCCTTCTTCTCAAATCCAAGTGGTACAAAACCTTGAAGGTGGCTTGGTCAAAGAGATATTAGTAAAAGAAGGCCAACAAGTAGAGAAAGGCCAACAACTATTGTTGATTGACGACACTCGATTCCGCTCTGACTTTCGTGAACGTGAACAACAAGTTGCCAACTTAACGGCTTCGGTATTGCAACTTTCTGCCTCCATCAGCAGTGTGGAAGTAAATCGCGATTTTGAAAACAAAGACTGGGAACAAAGCGTCTTATTGGATTACGGAAAACTAACCTTCCCTCCAATACTTGAAGAGAACCAACCTCGTCTAACCCAACGTCAAAAAGCCGAATACCGCGAAGATCTCGATAACTTACGTAACCAACTGTCAGTTATCGATCAGCAAGTGAAGCAGAAGCAACAAGACTTAGTTGAGATTCAAGCTCGAGTGAGTAACTTGCGCCAAAGCTACCGATTCGCGAAGAAAGAACTAGACATCACCAAGCCACTTGCTGACGAAGGTGTAGTACCACGCATTGAGCTACTAAAACTTCAACGCCAAGTGAATGACACGCGCCGTGAGATGACGTCTAGTGAGCTGAAAATTCCAGTGCTTCGTTCGGCGATCCGAGAATCCATGCTAAATCGTATTGATGTGGCATTGAAATTCCGTTCTGAACAACAAGAAAAGCTCAACAGTACACAAGACCAACTGTCTGCGCTTGTAGAATCCGCCGTGGGTCTAGAAGACCGAGTGAATCGTACCGTGGTGGTTTCTCCGGTGACAGGCACCATCAAGACTTTAAATGTGAATACCGTTGGTGGTGTAATTCAGCCGGGCATGGACATTGTTGAAATCGTTCCAACCGAAGATACTTTATTGGTAGAAGCTAAGATCGCCCCGAAAGATATTGCTTTCTTGCGCCCAGACTTACACGCCATCGTTAAATTTACTGCGTATGATTTCACTAAATATGGTGGGTTAGAAGGCGAACTAGAACACATCAGTGCGGATACCACCCAAGATGAAGAAGGTAATAGCTTCTACATTGTTCGAGTCCGTACCGACAAAACCAATTTTGGACAAGATGCTGACTTGCCAATCATTCCCGGAATGACGGCATCGGTCGATATCATCACAGGAAAACGAACCGTTTTGGAATACTTGCTTAAACCAATTTTGAGCGCCAAAACCAACGCACTGAAGGAGTAA
- a CDS encoding sigma-54-dependent transcriptional regulator, with the protein MHNPVFFVDDEPHIRDAVSQALLIEGIEVTCFPNAVEALRIIDPNTPALIITDIHMPVMNGLEFMRMLLSKNNHFQFIVLTGHGDVKTAVEAMKSGAYDFLEKPFSTEQLLKSLNNASDKLTLLQENVWLKKELDMQTHVGPKMIGHSQAMVDIRRTLISASLYQPLIFFGEDGTGRRLAAQFAHDIHAKPESELIVASGEDLYELSLDALDKAIHHLTDGKSHCSLYLHSAEHISIQQWQYLFDHSKLQRVFGAANTVAQGIETLAKLIRMPSLDERKEDIGPLYKHFVRHAASRYQLQPPQISLEEVKRMTELAWPENIKQLRQFAELRALKPDAFRMEDWSSEKSIEIQSMTQRTEHFEYCLLFDALQRHRGRLKEVQLELQVSRKTLYDKLKRHQLDKTKFKAL; encoded by the coding sequence ATGCATAACCCCGTTTTCTTTGTCGATGATGAACCGCACATTCGTGATGCTGTGTCACAGGCATTATTGATTGAAGGTATCGAGGTAACCTGTTTCCCCAATGCGGTCGAAGCATTACGCATTATCGACCCAAACACGCCAGCCTTGATCATTACCGATATCCACATGCCAGTAATGAATGGTTTGGAGTTTATGCGCATGCTGCTAAGCAAAAACAATCACTTTCAATTTATTGTCTTAACTGGTCATGGTGATGTAAAAACGGCGGTAGAGGCGATGAAAAGTGGTGCGTATGATTTTCTCGAAAAACCGTTCTCGACAGAACAATTGTTGAAGTCACTGAATAACGCCAGTGACAAACTGACGCTATTGCAAGAAAACGTCTGGCTGAAAAAAGAGCTCGATATGCAAACGCACGTCGGTCCTAAAATGATTGGTCATAGCCAAGCGATGGTCGATATTCGCCGAACGTTGATCAGCGCCTCACTCTACCAGCCACTGATATTTTTTGGTGAAGATGGCACAGGCAGAAGACTTGCTGCACAATTCGCCCACGATATTCATGCCAAGCCGGAAAGTGAATTAATTGTAGCCTCCGGTGAAGACTTGTATGAACTCTCACTCGACGCATTAGACAAAGCCATACATCATCTTACAGACGGTAAAAGTCATTGTAGTTTGTACTTACACAGTGCAGAGCACATCTCGATTCAGCAATGGCAATACTTGTTTGATCATTCCAAATTACAACGTGTGTTCGGCGCAGCAAATACAGTAGCGCAAGGAATCGAGACATTGGCTAAGTTGATTCGCATGCCGAGCTTGGATGAGCGCAAAGAAGACATCGGCCCACTGTACAAGCATTTTGTTCGTCATGCCGCTAGCCGTTATCAGTTGCAACCACCACAAATCAGTTTGGAAGAAGTGAAACGAATGACGGAACTGGCGTGGCCAGAAAACATCAAACAATTGAGACAGTTCGCTGAATTACGCGCCCTCAAACCGGATGCGTTTCGCATGGAAGATTGGAGCAGTGAAAAAAGCATTGAGATTCAAAGCATGACTCAACGCACAGAACACTTTGAATATTGCTTGTTGTTCGATGCACTACAACGACATAGAGGCAGACTCAAAGAGGTTCAACTAGAATTACAAGTGTCGCGAAAAACCTTATACGACAAACTAAAACGACATCAGTTGGATAAAACCAAGTTCAAGGCACTGTAA
- a CDS encoding sensor histidine kinase: MPFDNIALKTSEPVVNLLNPKALRRFLLVLLAIGMVGLILTHKYATQHQHEQWQRKLQTQATQVAQEIDYELAKFEQIPNLLSHDPRLLDAVKIGKPSDALNRLLAEWLTQSLADTIYVHDKTGLVIASSNYQQDDSFVGSNFAFRPYFQNALNGEKAQYVGLGVRSNKRGYFFSSPLWVDNKVAGVITVKVNLEQLEQRLVQDDGDILVTGVHDVVFMSNLPDWRYRALFPLSEIAKQELSQTQQYGHALPKYLGELTGQSGASQFEDNQLLLSPNYLAYATQLFAKGFRVVALISQQEVLTAVLQADVVYLLLYTLVGLIALAWFQMLVNKARLANMNTDLEEKVTERTLVLSQANHKLQQTVHQYEKSQQELKQTQQELTQAAKLALLGELSASINHEINQPLAALRTYTENSQRLMAKERYPMVASNLDKMLSLNDTIAEVIARLKVFTRKTDSNQHSEVAILHDAVHNATRILSNKLIKQGVTLKVPTIEYNVRLAIHSVELEQVLINLFHNAAQAMDSYCIDPQISIAVQCEETHCDILVSDNGPGMSESALAKVFDPFFTTKPEGLGLGLTISKRILESYQGALSAYQHLDAQTQKVNGMTFVITVPLATTPSLGENTYA, from the coding sequence ATGCCTTTTGATAACATAGCGTTAAAAACAAGTGAGCCAGTCGTGAATCTACTTAACCCCAAAGCACTGCGCCGTTTTTTGCTGGTCTTGCTCGCCATCGGTATGGTCGGGCTGATATTGACTCATAAGTACGCAACCCAGCATCAACATGAACAATGGCAGAGAAAACTTCAAACCCAAGCAACACAAGTTGCTCAAGAGATCGATTACGAACTGGCGAAGTTTGAGCAAATCCCAAACTTACTCAGCCATGATCCAAGATTGCTCGACGCTGTAAAAATCGGAAAACCGTCTGATGCACTTAACCGTTTGTTAGCGGAATGGCTCACACAAAGCTTGGCCGATACCATCTATGTCCACGACAAAACTGGCTTAGTAATCGCATCAAGTAATTACCAGCAAGACGACAGTTTTGTGGGCTCTAACTTTGCCTTTCGCCCTTATTTTCAGAACGCGCTCAATGGCGAGAAAGCCCAATACGTGGGGTTAGGCGTTCGCTCTAATAAGCGTGGCTATTTCTTCTCGTCTCCTCTTTGGGTTGATAACAAAGTCGCGGGAGTGATTACGGTTAAAGTAAACTTGGAACAACTTGAGCAAAGGTTGGTTCAAGACGATGGGGATATACTCGTGACTGGCGTACATGACGTCGTGTTTATGAGTAATCTACCTGACTGGCGCTATCGCGCGTTATTTCCTCTGTCAGAAATAGCAAAACAAGAGCTCAGTCAAACCCAGCAATACGGTCACGCTCTGCCTAAATATCTTGGCGAATTGACCGGACAAAGCGGCGCGTCACAGTTCGAAGATAACCAACTTCTACTCTCACCAAACTATCTAGCGTACGCAACGCAACTATTTGCAAAAGGCTTTCGCGTTGTGGCTTTGATCAGCCAACAAGAAGTGTTGACCGCCGTACTCCAAGCGGATGTCGTGTACCTACTTTTGTATACCTTGGTCGGTTTAATTGCATTGGCGTGGTTTCAAATGTTAGTCAACAAAGCGCGTCTTGCGAATATGAACACCGACTTGGAAGAAAAGGTAACGGAAAGAACTTTGGTCCTCAGCCAAGCCAACCACAAATTGCAGCAAACCGTGCATCAATATGAGAAGAGTCAGCAAGAACTCAAGCAAACTCAACAAGAGTTGACTCAAGCCGCCAAACTCGCACTGCTTGGGGAGCTGTCCGCCAGCATCAATCACGAAATTAACCAGCCGCTTGCCGCGCTGCGAACCTACACCGAAAACTCACAACGTTTGATGGCAAAGGAGCGTTACCCTATGGTGGCAAGCAATTTGGATAAGATGCTGTCACTCAACGACACGATTGCCGAAGTCATTGCTCGTTTAAAAGTCTTTACACGCAAAACCGACAGCAACCAACACAGCGAAGTCGCCATCCTGCATGATGCTGTACACAACGCCACGCGAATTTTGAGTAACAAGCTGATCAAGCAAGGCGTAACATTAAAAGTGCCAACTATCGAATATAACGTGAGGTTAGCGATTCACAGCGTTGAGCTTGAGCAAGTGCTGATTAACCTCTTTCATAATGCGGCGCAAGCCATGGATAGCTACTGCATTGATCCACAAATTTCGATTGCCGTGCAATGCGAAGAAACTCACTGCGATATTTTAGTTTCCGACAACGGCCCAGGCATGTCCGAGAGTGCCTTAGCAAAAGTCTTCGACCCATTCTTCACTACCAAGCCCGAGGGATTGGGCTTGGGGTTAACCATTTCAAAACGTATTTTAGAGAGCTACCAAGGTGCTTTGAGCGCTTACCAACATTTAGACGCTCAAACACAAAAAGTAAACGGTATGACTTTTGTTATCACGGTTCCATTAGCTACAACACCTTCCTTAGGGGAAAACACCTATGCATAA
- a CDS encoding outer membrane lipoprotein-sorting protein codes for MKIVTAGLLMTLSATAAAEGVSGFDIANEMITRDSGYVSYASDVEMSIVAANGDTVHRQLTIKGMEQEDDGDKIITYFQAPRDIAGTALLTFSHAIEADDQWLFLPSIKRVKRISSNNRSGPFMGSEFAYEDMSSWELDKYRYELLEEKTRDGQTYWLLACFPQYENSGYSKLIAWIDQDIYQPRKIEYYDRKGTLFKQLTLSQYELHNQQYWRPKLAQMENLQNQRSSSLSWKNMTLGVDVPQTQFEPKQLRNAYRHN; via the coding sequence ATGAAGATAGTTACTGCAGGATTACTCATGACACTCTCAGCCACGGCCGCCGCTGAGGGTGTCTCTGGGTTCGATATTGCCAATGAGATGATCACACGAGATTCCGGATATGTTTCTTATGCTTCAGACGTAGAAATGTCGATCGTCGCAGCAAATGGCGACACAGTGCATCGTCAGTTGACTATAAAGGGGATGGAGCAAGAGGATGATGGCGATAAGATCATTACCTACTTTCAAGCGCCGCGAGATATTGCAGGAACCGCCCTACTCACTTTTAGCCACGCTATCGAAGCGGATGATCAATGGCTGTTCTTGCCTTCCATTAAACGTGTCAAACGCATCTCGTCTAACAACCGCTCAGGGCCATTTATGGGCAGTGAGTTTGCTTATGAAGACATGAGCTCGTGGGAGCTAGATAAATATCGATATGAACTGTTGGAAGAAAAAACACGGGATGGTCAAACTTATTGGTTGTTAGCGTGCTTCCCACAATATGAAAACTCTGGTTATTCAAAGCTGATCGCTTGGATTGACCAAGACATCTACCAACCGCGAAAAATCGAATACTACGACCGAAAAGGCACGCTGTTTAAGCAACTCACGCTTTCCCAATATGAGCTTCACAACCAGCAATACTGGCGACCTAAGTTGGCTCAAATGGAGAACTTACAAAACCAGCGTTCTTCTTCATTGTCGTGGAAAAACATGACGCTAGGGGTGGATGTCCCGCAAACTCAGTTCGAGCCCAAACAATTACGAAACGCATACAGGCACAACTGA